A region of Pyxidicoccus parkwaysis DNA encodes the following proteins:
- a CDS encoding response regulator, translated as MTESERPILLVEDNPDDVDLTLRAFKRAGITRPVDVARDGVEALDYLHGRGAFASRAQQPLPVVVLLDLKLPRIDGHEVLRHIRSDARTRLLPVVILTSSVEDTDLMRGYGGGANSYVRKPVSYTEFVEAARQLGLYWLVLNHEPPTVLPPGTAG; from the coding sequence ATGACTGAATCGGAACGCCCCATCCTCCTGGTGGAGGACAATCCGGATGACGTGGACCTGACGCTTCGCGCCTTCAAGCGCGCGGGCATCACCCGGCCCGTGGACGTGGCGCGGGACGGAGTGGAGGCGCTCGACTACCTGCACGGCAGGGGCGCCTTCGCCTCGCGCGCCCAGCAGCCGCTGCCGGTGGTGGTGCTGCTCGACCTGAAGCTGCCGCGCATCGACGGCCACGAGGTGCTGCGCCACATCCGCTCGGACGCGCGCACGCGGCTGTTGCCGGTGGTCATCCTTACCTCGTCGGTGGAGGACACGGACCTGATGCGCGGCTATGGCGGCGGGGCCAACAGCTACGTGCGCAAGCCGGTGAGCTACACGGAGTTCGTGGAGGCCGCGCGCCAACTGGGCCTGTACTGGCTGGTGCTCAACCACGAGCCGCCCACGGTGCTCCCGCCCGGGACGGCGGGATGA
- a CDS encoding sensor histidine kinase: MAYLDPNRFRHLLIRSVALPAVLGTMLAVLLFWEVRQLLQADESADRSDAVLAQAVQVRQLFIDRETGLRGFLLTGDSQFLEPYYTAGEHLPDATHLLGSLVSDSPDQQARLVELRRRQAAWEAFADDELRSFKSGGNWLRPVVEGEGKRRMDGIRRLLDEMSSVERTRADQRGALAERQARMVLWGGAVWLLVLGVLLSWMGRRQLVVLSSDYESLLEKAQAQANALRASEARLEQRVAQRTQELTAANRELETFSYSVSHDLRAPLRAVDGFSQALLEDEGERISSEGHEHLRRLRAAATRMGQLIDDLLRLSRLSRAELRQEPVDLSALAREVAEGLKRGEPGRDTTFDIAPGLTTYGDARLLRVVLENLLGNAWKFTSQRSGARIEFFIESRDGHPHYCVRDNGVGFDMAYASKLFSPFQRLHHPSEFPGTGIGLATVQRIIHRHGGDISAEAVPDGGATFRFTVEASHP, encoded by the coding sequence GTGGCCTACCTCGACCCGAACCGCTTCCGTCACCTGCTGATTCGCTCCGTGGCGCTGCCCGCCGTGCTGGGGACGATGCTCGCGGTGCTCCTCTTCTGGGAGGTCCGCCAGCTCCTCCAGGCCGACGAGTCCGCGGACCGCTCCGACGCGGTGCTCGCCCAGGCCGTCCAGGTGCGCCAGCTTTTCATCGACCGCGAGACGGGCCTCCGCGGCTTCCTCCTCACCGGCGACTCCCAATTCCTGGAGCCCTACTACACCGCGGGCGAGCACCTCCCGGACGCCACCCACCTGCTCGGCTCCCTCGTGTCCGACTCGCCGGACCAGCAGGCCCGCCTGGTGGAGCTGCGCCGCCGCCAGGCGGCCTGGGAGGCCTTCGCCGACGACGAGCTGCGCAGCTTCAAGAGCGGCGGGAACTGGCTCCGGCCGGTCGTCGAGGGAGAGGGCAAGCGCCGCATGGACGGCATCCGTCGCCTCCTCGACGAAATGTCCTCCGTGGAACGCACGCGCGCGGACCAGCGCGGCGCCCTCGCCGAGCGCCAGGCGCGCATGGTGCTCTGGGGCGGCGCTGTCTGGCTGCTCGTGCTCGGAGTCCTGCTGTCCTGGATGGGACGGCGCCAGCTCGTCGTCCTGTCGAGCGACTACGAGTCCCTGCTCGAGAAGGCCCAGGCCCAGGCCAACGCCCTGCGCGCGAGCGAGGCCCGCCTGGAGCAGCGCGTGGCCCAGCGCACCCAGGAGCTCACCGCCGCCAACCGCGAGCTGGAGACCTTCAGCTACTCCGTCTCCCACGACTTGCGCGCCCCCTTGCGCGCCGTGGACGGCTTCAGCCAGGCGCTGCTGGAGGACGAGGGCGAGCGCATCTCCTCCGAAGGCCACGAGCACCTCCGCCGCCTGCGCGCGGCCGCCACCCGCATGGGCCAGCTCATCGACGACCTCTTGCGCCTGTCCCGCCTCTCCCGCGCCGAGCTGCGCCAGGAGCCCGTGGACCTGAGCGCGCTCGCCCGCGAGGTGGCGGAAGGCCTGAAACGCGGCGAGCCCGGCCGCGATACGACCTTCGACATCGCCCCCGGCCTCACGACGTATGGGGACGCCCGGCTGCTCCGCGTCGTCCTGGAAAACCTGCTCGGCAATGCCTGGAAGTTCACCAGCCAGCGCTCCGGGGCCCGCATCGAATTTTTCATCGAGTCCCGTGACGGGCACCCCCATTACTGTGTCCGCGACAACGGCGTGGGTTTCGACATGGCGTACGCGAGCAAGCTCTTCTCCCCCTTCCAGCGGTTGCACCACCCCAGCGAGTTCCCCGGCACGGGCATCGGGCTCGCGACCGTGCAGCGCATCATCCACCGCCATGGCGGAGACATCTCCGCCGAGGCGGTGCCCGACGGTGGAGCCACCTTCCGCTTCACCGTGGAGGCCTCGCACCCATGA
- a CDS encoding DUSAM domain-containing protein: protein MTDEYNWDAIRALGRRVLEGAVPLELTADVRAILFRTAREVAISDADVAQALMSESGAKDLLRESIRRISDGSRRLTRALSRMYDHQRAGDYDSARQQMRDVLSTEVVPLYREIAQEQLDDMADDP, encoded by the coding sequence ATGACGGATGAATACAATTGGGACGCCATTCGCGCCTTGGGGCGCCGCGTGCTCGAGGGCGCCGTTCCTCTCGAACTCACGGCGGATGTGCGTGCAATCCTCTTCCGCACTGCACGAGAGGTCGCAATCAGCGATGCCGACGTGGCCCAGGCCCTGATGTCCGAGTCCGGAGCGAAGGACCTGCTCCGCGAATCCATTCGACGCATCAGCGACGGTTCACGGCGACTGACTCGGGCGCTTTCGCGGATGTACGACCACCAGAGGGCCGGGGACTACGACAGCGCACGCCAACAGATGCGTGACGTGCTCTCCACGGAGGTGGTGCCCCTCTACCGCGAGATTGCGCAGGAGCAACTGGACGACATGGCCGACGACCCGTAG
- a CDS encoding HNH endonuclease signature motif containing protein: MSPTDLAVLAVETGMLEVDAFEKLLVYAGLDPTEDLPVRVNPLTPDEAARVLGLLLNKPLTLGNFPPRMGASFLLREVLEGGEVSRQELLRRVERFSGVAVLRPDGYLAWVRNGATQQRVAPVELKDGALLAHQFELGRFYSGRGGAFRLLDARLREANGRVLAEVYDDADVVGRTLDGSEEAFVELYHAMGQFLSHPLDSLAALKNLPAGVAALIASSPEYWERFRYMTAGEQMKAAAKLTASLLVAGSGSGAATRTMRGVLGGAEGMVPVLSLSALGTLALERAAIPAGMVATAVGAGVGSVYVLSIASGGGDPKAEGSRADVESAKEGASRVLGRLWRYPEVIDPRTARKIPFPNGSLKRVPKNQRVSWGTDERAAFIREWYERRYPTPRGGWGAYDIHHIRPRELGGTNDFWNLVPVERTTHQELFNAFWRDYVE, translated from the coding sequence ATGAGCCCGACCGACCTGGCCGTGCTGGCGGTGGAGACCGGCATGCTGGAGGTGGACGCCTTCGAGAAGCTGCTGGTGTACGCCGGCCTGGACCCCACCGAAGACCTGCCTGTCCGCGTCAATCCTCTCACGCCGGACGAAGCGGCCCGGGTGCTGGGACTTCTGCTGAACAAACCCCTGACACTGGGCAACTTCCCGCCACGCATGGGGGCCAGCTTCCTGCTGCGCGAAGTGCTGGAGGGCGGTGAAGTCTCGCGACAGGAGCTGCTGCGGCGGGTGGAGCGCTTCAGTGGCGTGGCGGTGCTGCGGCCGGACGGCTACCTGGCCTGGGTGCGCAATGGGGCCACGCAGCAAAGAGTGGCTCCGGTGGAGCTGAAGGACGGGGCGCTCCTCGCCCACCAGTTCGAACTGGGCCGCTTCTACAGTGGTCGCGGAGGCGCCTTCCGTCTGCTGGACGCGCGACTCCGAGAAGCCAACGGGCGTGTGCTGGCCGAAGTGTATGACGACGCGGACGTCGTCGGCCGCACCCTGGACGGCTCCGAGGAAGCGTTTGTCGAGCTGTATCACGCGATGGGCCAGTTCCTCAGCCATCCGCTGGACAGCCTCGCGGCGCTGAAGAACCTGCCGGCGGGAGTTGCGGCCCTCATCGCTTCCTCTCCCGAGTATTGGGAGCGCTTCCGGTACATGACCGCGGGCGAGCAGATGAAGGCCGCCGCAAAGCTGACGGCCAGCCTACTTGTTGCCGGAAGTGGCTCCGGCGCCGCTACCCGGACGATGCGGGGGGTTCTGGGTGGCGCGGAGGGCATGGTGCCAGTGCTATCCCTCTCAGCGCTGGGAACCCTGGCCTTAGAGCGCGCCGCGATACCGGCTGGAATGGTTGCGACCGCAGTCGGAGCGGGCGTTGGCAGTGTCTATGTCCTGTCCATTGCGTCGGGAGGAGGCGACCCCAAGGCCGAGGGGAGTCGCGCAGACGTCGAATCAGCAAAGGAGGGAGCCTCACGTGTGCTGGGTCGCCTTTGGCGATATCCCGAAGTTATAGATCCGCGCACAGCGCGAAAAATCCCCTTCCCGAATGGAAGCCTCAAGCGGGTTCCAAAGAATCAGCGCGTTTCGTGGGGCACGGACGAGCGGGCGGCCTTCATTCGAGAGTGGTACGAACGCAGATATCCCACCCCTCGTGGAGGATGGGGTGCGTATGATATCCACCACATCCGCCCTCGGGAGCTCGGGGGGACGAATGACTTCTGGAATCTAGTGCCAGTGGAGAGAACAACGCATCAAGAGTTGTTCAATGCCTTTTGGCGAGACTATGTCGAGTGA
- a CDS encoding helix-turn-helix domain-containing protein gives MDEELGATFGKALREARARRGLTQVEVAAMLDIHPMVYSRMERGRMLPRVSSLRKVAMVLRTSTDELLGLAREARPGAKKESPLLRRLMTLSEDLDEEKLKALVVMASALGR, from the coding sequence ATGGACGAAGAACTGGGAGCGACGTTTGGCAAGGCGCTGCGCGAGGCGCGGGCGCGGCGTGGGCTGACGCAGGTGGAGGTGGCCGCGATGCTGGACATCCACCCCATGGTCTACAGCCGCATGGAGCGCGGGAGGATGCTGCCCCGGGTGTCCTCTCTTCGAAAGGTGGCGATGGTACTTCGCACCTCCACGGATGAGCTGTTGGGGCTCGCCCGCGAGGCCCGCCCCGGCGCGAAGAAGGAGTCGCCGCTCCTGCGCCGGCTGATGACGTTGTCCGAGGACCTGGACGAGGAGAAGCTCAAGGCGCTCGTCGTCATGGCGAGCGCCCTGGGCAGGTAG